The region CCAGAATGATTTCTCCTCCGGCAATGCCTTGGACTAAGGGTACCGCCCCCAGGGCCGCCTGCACTGTGGCTTTAGCGGAATTCCCTGGCAGCAGGAATAATTTTTCGCGGGTATTCCAATTACTCCCCAAGGTGGAAAGATACCAACCCAGTCCCCTTCCTAGCAAAGTGCCCACCATTAACAGGAGCAGCCCTGGCCAGAAACTACTTTCTAGCACCGACAGTTGAATACTCGCCCCCAACAGCACAAATAAAAAGATTTCGGCGATTGTCCATAGCCCGTCAAAGCCACTCCTTAATCTCCGAGCTAAGGGCGCATCTAGTTCAATGAGAAAAAAGCCCGTGGTCATAACGGCTAAATAGCCAGAGAAAACGGGCAACCGGGTGGAAGATACTACTAAAAATAAAGCTAGGGATGCGGCCACTAAACCATCCTGTACCGCCGTTTGCGTCCAGTTTTGTCTGGCCAACAGAGATACCAAAATTTTGGCCATGGCCCCGCCGCAGACAATCCCCAAACCAATTTGTAAAACAATCTGTAAAGGTAACAACTGTAGGGCACTGAGGCTAATATTCCCCACCGTAAATGCTTCGGCTCTCCCCTGGGTTAAAAAAGCTAACAGTAAACTGAAAACTAATAAAAGCAAGACATCGGACAACGCACTGCCGGTCAGAATTGCGTCGGGAATACCTTTTTTCACTCCCCAGCCCAAACTTTTGAGGCGCAACATACCGGGGACAATCACCGCCGGGGATTCCGCCCCAATAATGCACCCCAGCAATAACCCAGTGCCAAAGTCAAATTGAAATAGGACCATGGCCATCAGTGCCACGGCGATCGCCTCTAGACTGGCGGGTAAAAATCCTAAGCGGAGGGCGACGGAACCCTGTTGCTTGAGTTTTTCCCGGTCTAGCCCCAACCCCGCTTTCATTAAAATCACCATCACTGCTATGGTGCGTAGATCATCCGCCAAGGCCAACATGGCCGGACTCAGGCGATCGCCTACTTGGGGGCCGAGGACAATGCCCACTAGCACCATCCCCACCAAGGCTGGTAACTTGAGTCTTCGAGCTAGTTGCCCCCCGAAAAACCCCAGCAGAAGAATAGCGATAATACTAGATAACATTGGTTATTTTTGAAGCAGAAACGGTTAAGTTAAATTTCCCAGGGAATTATTAATAAGAGTTAGTAAATGTACGAAACAATCTAATTGATTAAAATTTACCGATGGAGATGATTATCCTCCCCTTGTAAGCGAGAACGCCGTAAATCTAACCATTGTTGCAGAATAATTTCCGCCGCCTGTTGATCAATTAAGCCCTTGTTATAACTGGAAAATTTTTTCTGCGCTTTTAACTGATTTTCTGCTTCCACAGAACTGAGGCGTTCATCCATATATTCCAGCGCTAGACCAAGTTTTTCCGCCAGCCGCCGAGCAAATTTTTGCACCTGTTTCGCCTGAGCGCCAATCTCCCCAGCCATGGTGTAGGGTAATCCCACCACTAATAAATTAACTTGCCTGGCTTCAACTAATTGTTTAATTTGGGCCATGTCTTGATCATAGGAACTGCGCACAATGGTGGTAAGACCAGTGGCGATCAAACCAGTGCCGTCACACCCCGCCACTCCAATGCGTTTTCGCCCCACATCCAAGCCCAACGCCGCTACTTTTTCACTCATAATTAACCATGAAAAACCGCCATCATAAGTTAAATTAAATTTATTCCCTAACCTTTATTTGACTGCAATAAAATGGCTAAAGTCGCCACCACTTTCGTATTAAATTCCTCTTCAAAGATGACTTTTTTATAATCTAAATTCCATAGTTCTAAGGCACAATCATCGTCGGGATCTTTAGGGGTGATATGTAGATGTAATTGCCGATTTTCCTGGTCGTACTGACAGTCAAAACTTTCAATGGCTCCCACTTGGCGACGATCCAGGGCCACGGCCAGCCGGAGCAAGGCACTTAGTTGTCGCACTGCTAGGCGATGGGATTCGGATAGTTTG is a window of Synechocystis sp. PCC 7338 DNA encoding:
- a CDS encoding sodium:proton antiporter, producing MLSSIIAILLLGFFGGQLARRLKLPALVGMVLVGIVLGPQVGDRLSPAMLALADDLRTIAVMVILMKAGLGLDREKLKQQGSVALRLGFLPASLEAIAVALMAMVLFQFDFGTGLLLGCIIGAESPAVIVPGMLRLKSLGWGVKKGIPDAILTGSALSDVLLLLVFSLLLAFLTQGRAEAFTVGNISLSALQLLPLQIVLQIGLGIVCGGAMAKILVSLLARQNWTQTAVQDGLVAASLALFLVVSSTRLPVFSGYLAVMTTGFFLIELDAPLARRLRSGFDGLWTIAEIFLFVLLGASIQLSVLESSFWPGLLLLMVGTLLGRGLGWYLSTLGSNWNTREKLFLLPGNSAKATVQAALGAVPLVQGIAGGEIILAMAALSILVTAPLGAWAIPTFAPKLLQKGAVDPTKVSVNESLTILAAVDTSAIAKQVLTKVAELARRNDARIVVLHVIQLADPPGVENLREQTKQILADIRHQFIVTEGVVPEQILRIAQEQGAGEIILGKRGHSVLDDLLLGSVSQYLLATSVLPVMVVESEDRVSLSRPH
- the ruvX gene encoding Holliday junction resolvase RuvX produces the protein MSEKVAALGLDVGRKRIGVAGCDGTGLIATGLTTIVRSSYDQDMAQIKQLVEARQVNLLVVGLPYTMAGEIGAQAKQVQKFARRLAEKLGLALEYMDERLSSVEAENQLKAQKKFSSYNKGLIDQQAAEIILQQWLDLRRSRLQGEDNHLHR